A window from Malania oleifera isolate guangnan ecotype guangnan chromosome 7, ASM2987363v1, whole genome shotgun sequence encodes these proteins:
- the LOC131159600 gene encoding alpha-hydroxynitrile lyase-like — MKAKVIEMKHFVLVHGACHGAWIWYKFKPMLESAGHKVTAFDLAASGIDMRPIEEVSSVDAYTEPLLKVMASIPEEEKVILVGDSMGGINAAIAMDKYPHKIALTIFVNAFIPDTIHKPSYVLDKYMENPHDWADTQFSSYSCANNETITTLLLGPEFMLKKLYQQSPVEDYELVKALTRRGSFFQEDLAKREKFTDEGYGSVTRVSIIGEEDKAISAEFQRWMNQNSGVKTVYTIEGGDHMLMFSKPQEMFDHFLEIAATYA; from the exons ATGAAGGCAAAAGTTATAGAAATGAAGCACTTTGTTCTGGTGCATGGAGCATGCCATGGAGCTTGGATTTGGTACAAGTTTAAGCCCATGCTTGAATCGGCGGGGCACAAAGTCACGGCGTTCGACCTCGCAGCTTCTGGGATTGACATGAGGCCAATCGAGGAAGTCTCATCTGTTGATGCTTACACTGAGCCGCTGCTGAAAGTCATGGCGTCGATTCCTGAGGAAGAAAAGGTGATACTTGTCGGAGACAGTATGGGAGGCATCAACGCAGCTATTGCAATGGACAAGTATCCACACAAGATAGCACTCACCATTTTCGTGAATGCATTCATTCCAGACACCATACACAAGCCATCTTATGTTTTGGACAAG TATATGGAGAATCCACACGACTGGGCAGACACACAGTTCTCTTCTTATAGCTGCGCTAACAACGAGACTATAACAACATTGTTGTTGGGTCCTGAATTCATGTTGAAAAAACTTTATCAACAGAGCCCAGTGGAG GACTATGAGCTAGTTAAGGCACTGACGAGGCGAGGATCATTTTTTCAAGAGGATTTAGCGAAGCGAGAGAAATTCACAGACGAAGGCTATGGGTCAGTTACTAGAGTTTCTATCATAGGGGAGGAGGACAAGGCAATATCAGCTGAGTTCCAGCGTTGGATGAACCAAAACTCTGGAGTTAAAACTGTTTATACAATTGAGGGTGGAGATCATATGCTAATGTTTTCAAAGCCACAAGAGATGTTTGACCATTTCTTAGAGATAGCAGCTACATATGCATAA